In Vigna unguiculata cultivar IT97K-499-35 chromosome 3, ASM411807v1, whole genome shotgun sequence, a single genomic region encodes these proteins:
- the LOC114179145 gene encoding uncharacterized protein LOC114179145, translating to MAVPFALVFFAGVVLAGASRELRPSEHGLTFQTLSPAGAHSSPEMRSFFNSANSSPAMSSSSDVALPRAMDSGDASPPAWWQSAGGHGGDGVGKALTVASLVCGVAGAVLLVVSGLIYLFKHRNRKQKKLNAAFRVENGNEGENDEVENNKLQLVVRNP from the coding sequence ATGGCCGTTCCCTTCGCCCTGGTTTTCTTCGCCGGAGTTGTTCTTGCCGGAGCTTCCAGGGAGCTCCGGCCATCGGAACACGGCCTTACCTTCCAGACACTCTCACCGGCGGGGGCACATTCCTCGCCGGAGATGCGCTCCTTCTTCAACAGCGCCAACTCCTCGCCGGCCATGTCCTCCTCCTCAGACGTCGCATTGCCGCGGGCCATGGACTCCGGCGACGCCTCCCCGCCTGCGTGGTGGCAGTCCGCCGGAGGCCATGGAGGAGACGGCGTGGGGAAGGCGCTGACGGTGGCGAGCCTGGTCTGCGGCGTGGCCGGCGCGGTTCTGCTGGTGGTTTCGGGCTTGATCTATTTGTTCAAGCACCGGAACAGAAAGCAGAAGAAGCTAAACGCAGCGTTTCGCGTCGAGAATGGGAATGAAGGTGAAAATGATGAAGTGGAGAACAACAAATTGCAATTGGTGGTACGCAACCCTTAG
- the LOC114179479 gene encoding ADP-ribosylation factor GTPase-activating protein AGD12-like has translation MSELGRPVSSKRRLKDLLLQKDNRFCADCNAPDPQWASANIGVFICLKCCGVHRSLGAHISKVLSVTLDEWSDEEIDAMIEVGGNSSANSIYEAYISQGSVKPGPDANHELRKNFIRSKYERQEFVKPSLRIKSGRMNSKGIMDNLRSTSGSHEDGKGGFIGNLKVKVIKGTDLAIRDMMTSDPYVIFTLGQQTVQTTVVKSNLNPVWNEELMLSVTRPFPLLNLKVFDYDFFSSDDIMGEADIDLQPLISSAMNYGDPSMFEDMQIGIWMKSQDNALIDDSEVKIVGGKVKQEILIKLQNVESGELELALEWMPFDH, from the exons ATGAGTGAACTTGGAAGGCCTGTCTCAA GTAAAAGAAGGTTGAAGGATTTATTGCTTCAAAAAGATAATCGTTTTTGTGCTGATTGTAATGCTCCAGATCCTCAATGGGC ATCAGCGAATATTGGAGTTTTTATATGCCTAAAATGCTGTGGTGTGCACAGAAGTCTTGGCGCTCATATATCAAAG GTTTTGTCTGTGACATTGGATGAATGGTCAGATGAGGAAATAGATGCAATGATTGAAGTTGGAGGAAATTCTTCTGCTAATTCAATTTATGAGGCTTATATTTCACAAGGAAGTGTAAAACCAGGACCAGATGCCAATCATGAGCTGCGCAAAAATTTCATCCG GTCGAAGTATGAACGTCAAGAATTTGTTAAACCTAGTTTGCGCATTAAGTCGGGAAGAATGAATAGTAAAGGGATTATGGATAATTTGCGAAGTACTAGCGGTTCGCATGAG GACGGAAAGGGAGGATTTATTGGAAATTTGAAGGTAAAAGTGATCAAAGGCACAGATTTAGCTATCAGAGATATGATGACCAGTGATCCATATGTTATCTTCACACTTGGCCAACAG ACTGTTCAGACAACTGTAGTAAAGAGTAATTTGAATCCAGTCTGGAATGAAGAACTTATGCTGTCTGTCACTAGGCCATTTCCATTATTGAATTTG AAGGTATTTGATTATGACTTTTTTTCATCTGATGATATAATGGGGGAAGCAGACATTGATCTTCAACCCCTGATTTCATCTGCAATGAACTATGGAGATCCTAGTATGTTTGAGGATATGCAGATAGGAATATGGATGAAATCTCAAGACAATGCGCTTATAGATGATAGCGAAGTCAAAATTGTTGGTGGTAAAGTTAAACAGGAGATATTAATCAAGCTCCAGAACGTTGAATCTGGAGAATTAGAGTTAGCACTTGAGTGGATGCCTTTTGATCATTAG